The proteins below come from a single Micropterus dolomieu isolate WLL.071019.BEF.003 ecotype Adirondacks linkage group LG05, ASM2129224v1, whole genome shotgun sequence genomic window:
- the ndnf gene encoding protein NDNF, translating into MRQCKGWSGVLLVLFFLLGTLAQKLPTRDEGLFQMQIRDKSLFHDSSVIPDGAEISGYLFRDTPKRYYFVVEEDNTPLSVTVTPCDAPLEWKLTLQELPEEASGEGSGEPEPLDQQKQQVTVDEGTELFTYKGNDVESYVATSTPSGLYQLELLSTEKDSNFKMYATTTPESDQPYPELPYDPRVDVTTLGRTTVTLAWKPTPTGSLMGQPVQYCVVINKEHNFKSMCAAEAKITADDAFMLAPKPGRDFSLFDFAHFGFVPSDVGFGKDRGLTSNKISRAYTAKPKASDIQKVCIGNKNLFTVSDLKPDTQYYFDVFAVNSATNTSTAYVGTFARTKEEARQKTVELKDGKVSDVFIKRKGSKFLRFAPVSSHQRVTLFVHTCLDSVQVQVRRDGKLLLSQNVEGVRQFQLRGKPKAKYLIRLRGSRKGASTLKVLATTRPSSKQPFPSLPEDTRIKAFDKLRTCSSVTVAWLGTQDRNKYCIYRKEVADNYGEEQRRREQNQCAGPETRRKSEKVLCKYFHSPNLQKAVTTETITGLEQGKTYLLDVYVVGHSGHSVKYQSKLVKTRKYC; encoded by the exons ATGAGGCAGTGTAAAGGTTGGAGTGGGGTGCTGCTGgtgctgttttttttgctgGGAACTTTGGCCCAGAAGCTGCCTACGAGAGACGAAGGCCTCTTCCAGATGCAGATCAGAGACAAGTCACTGTTCCACGACTCCTCCGTCATCCCAGATGGAGCTGAGATCAGTGGCTACCTGTTCAGGGACACACCCAAAAG GTACTACTTTGTGGTGGAAGAAGACAACACACCCCTGTCTGTGACTGTGACACCTTGTGATGCTCCTCTGGAGTGGAAACTCACTCTGCAGGAGCTGCCAGAAGAGGCCAGTGGAGAGGGATCAG gaGAGCCTGAACCTCTGGAccagcagaaacagcaggtGACTGTAGATGAGGGGACGGAGCTCTTTACCTACAAGGGTAATGATGTGGAGTCCTATGTGGCCACCAGCACACCCTCTGGCCTGTATCAGCTGGAGCTGCTGTccacagagaaagacagcaaCTTCAAGATGTACGCCACCACAACTCCAGAGTCTGACCAGCCCTACCCAGAACTGCCCTATGACCCTCGTGTGGATGTGACCACACTGGGCCGTACCACTGTCACCCTGGCCTGGAAGCCGACACCAACGGGCTCTCTGATGGGCCAGCCTGTCCAGTATTGTGTAGTCATCAACAAAGAGCACAATTTCAAGAGCATGTGTGCCGCTGAAGCTAAGATCACCGCTGATGATGCCTTCATGCTGGCTCCAAAGCCTGGTAGAGACTTTAGCCTGTTTGACTTTGCACACTTTGGTTTTGTTCCCTCTGACGTTGGTTTTGGCAAGGACAGAGGCCTCACAAGTAACAAGATCTCACGGGCGTACACAGCCAAGCCCAAAGCATCAGACATTCAGAAAGTGTGTATTGGCAATAAAAACCTTTTCACTGTGTCAGACCTGAAGCCGGACACACAGTACTACTTTGATGTGTTTGCTGTGAATTCTGCCACCAACACCAGCACAGCATACGTGGGAACATTTGCTCGCACTAAAGAGGAGGCTCGTCAGAAGACAGTTGAACTGAAGGACGGCAAAGTATCGGATGTTTTCATCAAGAGAAAGGGTAGCAAGTTTCTTCGCTTTGCTCCTGTGTCTTCCCATCAGAGGGTCACTCTTTTTGTCCACACATGTCTGGACTCTGTGCAGGTGCAGGTGAGGCGCGATGGCAAGTTGCTGCTCTCCCAGAACGTGGAGGGGGTAAGGCAGTTCCAGCTGCGGGGAAAGCCAAAAGCCAAGTACCTAATCCGTTTGCGTGGCAGCAGGAAAGGGGCCTCCACTTTGAAGGTGCTAGCCACCACACGACCCAGCAGCAAGCAGCCCTTTCCTTCGCTTCCAGAGGATACGCGCATCAAGGCCTTTGACAAGCTGCGCACCTGCTCTTCCGTCACCGTGGCCTGGCTGGGCACACAGGACCGCAACAAATACTGCATTTACCGCAAGGAGGTGGCTGACAATTACGGCGAGGAGCAGCGACGCCGGGAACAAAACCAGTGTGCCGGACCAGAGACCCGCAGGAAGTCAGAAAAGGTCCTGTGCAAGTACTTCCACAGCCCAAACCTGCAGAAAGCTGTGACTACAGAGACCATCACAGGTCTGGAGCAAGGCAAGACCTACCTGCTGGACGTTTACGTAGTGGGACACAGTGGTCACTCAGTGAAATACCAGAGCAAACTGGTGAAAACAAGGAAATACTGCTAA
- the prdm5 gene encoding PR domain zinc finger protein 5 isoform X1 encodes MTMLGMYVPDRFSLKSSNVQDGIGLYTARRVKKGEKFGPFAGEKKLPSELDESSDTRLMWEVRGSKGDVLYILDASNPRYANWLRFVHQAPSQEQKNLAAIQDGENIFYLAVDDIETDTELLIGYLDSDMEEEEEDEEEEVIKDEDENSKDAKHLVEMELVIKKEDHPCLLCESSFPSEEILAAHLQSLHQRPSTEEKDFKCRNCGKKFPIKQALQRHVLHCSESLDPSVDSKAHQCSLCHNTFSSESSFEQHKEACKGDARFICKAESCGKRFKSKDALKKHKGNVHTGSARRKLTCTICNRKCSSSLNLQEHRKVHEIFDCHACDKKFISTNQLKRHMITHSEKRPYTCEICSRSFKRLDQVTAHKIIHSEDKPYKCKLCGKEFAHRNVYKNHKKTHSEERPFQCEECKALFRTPFSLQRHLLIHNSERTFKCDQCDATFKRKDTLNVHIQVVHDGHKKYKCDLCEKAFVTPSVLKSHKKTHTGEKEKICPYCGQKFASNGTLRVHIRSHTGERPYQCPYCDKAFSKNDGLKMHIRTHTREKPYKCSECNKAFSQKRGLDEHMRTHTGEKPFQCDVCDLSFSLKKMLSRHKLTHNPNRPMAECQLCHKKFTRNDYLKVHMENVHGETES; translated from the exons ATGACAATGTTGGGTATGTATGTGCCAGACAGATTCTCTCTGAAATCGTCAAACGTCCAGGATGGAATCGGTCTTTACACGGCGAGGCGAGTGAAAAAG GGAGAAAAGTTTGGCCCTTTTGCGGGTGAGAAAAAGCTGCCTAGTGAGCTGGATGAAAGCTCGGACACCAGGCTTATGTGGGAG gtccGTGGCAGTAAAGgagatgtactgtatattctgGATGCTAGTAACCCACGCTATGCCAACTGGCTGCGGTTTGTCCATCAGGCGCCTTCACAAGAGCAGAAGAACTTGGCAGCCATTCAG GATGGAGAGAACATCTTTTACCTGGCTGTGGATGACATagaaacagacacagagctcCTAATAGGCTACCTGGACAGTGatatggaggaagaggaggaagatgaagaagaggaggtcATCAAAGATGAAGACGAAAACAGTAAAGATGCCAAACATCTCGTTGAAATGG AACTAGTAATAAAAAAGGAGGACCACCCCTGCCTGCTGTGTGAGAGCAGTTTTCCCAGTGAGGAGATCCTGGCTGCCCACCTCCAGAGTCTGCACCAGAGGCCCAGCACAGAGGAGAAGGACTTCAAATGCAGGAACTGTGGCAAGAAGTTCCCCATCAAACAGGCTCTGCAGCGCCA TGTTTTGCATTGTTCTGAGTCACTGGATCCATCAGTTGACTCTAAAGCGCACCAGTGCTCCCTCTGCCACAACACGTTCAGCTCCGAATCTAG CTTTGAACAACACAAGGAGGCCTGTAAAGGAGATGCCAGGTTCATCTGTAAAGCAGAGAGCTGTGGCAAAAGATTCAAGAGCAAGGATGCTCTGAAGAAACATAAAGGAAATGTTCACACAG GGAGTGCACGCCGGAAACTCACATGCACTATTTGCAACAGGAAatgctcctcctctctgaatCTACAAGAACACAGAAAG GTACATGAAATATTTGACTGCCACGCATGTGACAAGAAGTTCATTTCTACAAATCAGCTAAAACGCCATATGATCACGCACTCAG AGAAGCGACCATATACCTGTGAGATCTGTAGCCGTTCGTTTAAGCGTCTGGACCAGGTGACGGCTCATAAGATCATCCACAGCGAGGACAAACCATACAAATGTAAGCTGTGTGGGAAAGAGTTTGCTCACCGCAACGTCTACAAGAATCACAAGAAG ACCCACTCTGAGGAAAGACCCTTCCAGTGTGAGGAGTGCAAAGCGCTGTTCCGCACCCCCTTCTCTCTACAGCGTCACTTACTCATCCACAACA GTGAGAGGACATTCAAGTGTGACCAGTGCGACGCCACGTTCAAGAGGAAGGACACGCTCAACGTCCACATCCAGGTGGTCCACGACGGCCATAAGAAGTATAAGTGCGACCTGTGTGAGAAGGCCTTTGTCACGCCTTCTGTCCTCAAGAGCCACAAGAAG ACACACAcgggggagaaggagaagatCTGCCCATACTGCGGACAAAAGTTTGCCAGCAACGGCACGCTAAGGGTCCACATCCGCAGCCATACAG GTGAGCGTCCATACCAGTGCCCGTACTGTGACAAAGCGTTCAGCAAGAACGATGGCCTGAAGATGCACATCCGCACACACACCCGT GAGAAGCCGTATAAATGCAGCGAGTGTAACAAAGCCTTCAGCCAGAAGAGAGGACTGGACGAGCACATGAGGacccacacaggagagaaacctttCCAATGTGAT gTGTGCGACCTGTCATTCAGCTTGAAGAAGATGCTCAGCAGGCATAAGCTCACACACAACCCTAACCGGCCCATGGCAGAATGCCAGCTGTGCCATAAGAAGTTCACCAGGAACGACTACCTCAAAGTACATATGGAGAATGTCCACGGGGAAACAGAGAGCTAG
- the prdm5 gene encoding PR domain zinc finger protein 5 isoform X2, translating into MTMLGMYVPDRFSLKSSNVQDGIGLYTARRVKKVRGSKGDVLYILDASNPRYANWLRFVHQAPSQEQKNLAAIQDGENIFYLAVDDIETDTELLIGYLDSDMEEEEEDEEEEVIKDEDENSKDAKHLVEMELVIKKEDHPCLLCESSFPSEEILAAHLQSLHQRPSTEEKDFKCRNCGKKFPIKQALQRHVLHCSESLDPSVDSKAHQCSLCHNTFSSESSFEQHKEACKGDARFICKAESCGKRFKSKDALKKHKGNVHTGSARRKLTCTICNRKCSSSLNLQEHRKVHEIFDCHACDKKFISTNQLKRHMITHSEKRPYTCEICSRSFKRLDQVTAHKIIHSEDKPYKCKLCGKEFAHRNVYKNHKKTHSEERPFQCEECKALFRTPFSLQRHLLIHNSERTFKCDQCDATFKRKDTLNVHIQVVHDGHKKYKCDLCEKAFVTPSVLKSHKKTHTGEKEKICPYCGQKFASNGTLRVHIRSHTGERPYQCPYCDKAFSKNDGLKMHIRTHTREKPYKCSECNKAFSQKRGLDEHMRTHTGEKPFQCDVCDLSFSLKKMLSRHKLTHNPNRPMAECQLCHKKFTRNDYLKVHMENVHGETES; encoded by the exons ATGACAATGTTGGGTATGTATGTGCCAGACAGATTCTCTCTGAAATCGTCAAACGTCCAGGATGGAATCGGTCTTTACACGGCGAGGCGAGTGAAAAAG gtccGTGGCAGTAAAGgagatgtactgtatattctgGATGCTAGTAACCCACGCTATGCCAACTGGCTGCGGTTTGTCCATCAGGCGCCTTCACAAGAGCAGAAGAACTTGGCAGCCATTCAG GATGGAGAGAACATCTTTTACCTGGCTGTGGATGACATagaaacagacacagagctcCTAATAGGCTACCTGGACAGTGatatggaggaagaggaggaagatgaagaagaggaggtcATCAAAGATGAAGACGAAAACAGTAAAGATGCCAAACATCTCGTTGAAATGG AACTAGTAATAAAAAAGGAGGACCACCCCTGCCTGCTGTGTGAGAGCAGTTTTCCCAGTGAGGAGATCCTGGCTGCCCACCTCCAGAGTCTGCACCAGAGGCCCAGCACAGAGGAGAAGGACTTCAAATGCAGGAACTGTGGCAAGAAGTTCCCCATCAAACAGGCTCTGCAGCGCCA TGTTTTGCATTGTTCTGAGTCACTGGATCCATCAGTTGACTCTAAAGCGCACCAGTGCTCCCTCTGCCACAACACGTTCAGCTCCGAATCTAG CTTTGAACAACACAAGGAGGCCTGTAAAGGAGATGCCAGGTTCATCTGTAAAGCAGAGAGCTGTGGCAAAAGATTCAAGAGCAAGGATGCTCTGAAGAAACATAAAGGAAATGTTCACACAG GGAGTGCACGCCGGAAACTCACATGCACTATTTGCAACAGGAAatgctcctcctctctgaatCTACAAGAACACAGAAAG GTACATGAAATATTTGACTGCCACGCATGTGACAAGAAGTTCATTTCTACAAATCAGCTAAAACGCCATATGATCACGCACTCAG AGAAGCGACCATATACCTGTGAGATCTGTAGCCGTTCGTTTAAGCGTCTGGACCAGGTGACGGCTCATAAGATCATCCACAGCGAGGACAAACCATACAAATGTAAGCTGTGTGGGAAAGAGTTTGCTCACCGCAACGTCTACAAGAATCACAAGAAG ACCCACTCTGAGGAAAGACCCTTCCAGTGTGAGGAGTGCAAAGCGCTGTTCCGCACCCCCTTCTCTCTACAGCGTCACTTACTCATCCACAACA GTGAGAGGACATTCAAGTGTGACCAGTGCGACGCCACGTTCAAGAGGAAGGACACGCTCAACGTCCACATCCAGGTGGTCCACGACGGCCATAAGAAGTATAAGTGCGACCTGTGTGAGAAGGCCTTTGTCACGCCTTCTGTCCTCAAGAGCCACAAGAAG ACACACAcgggggagaaggagaagatCTGCCCATACTGCGGACAAAAGTTTGCCAGCAACGGCACGCTAAGGGTCCACATCCGCAGCCATACAG GTGAGCGTCCATACCAGTGCCCGTACTGTGACAAAGCGTTCAGCAAGAACGATGGCCTGAAGATGCACATCCGCACACACACCCGT GAGAAGCCGTATAAATGCAGCGAGTGTAACAAAGCCTTCAGCCAGAAGAGAGGACTGGACGAGCACATGAGGacccacacaggagagaaacctttCCAATGTGAT gTGTGCGACCTGTCATTCAGCTTGAAGAAGATGCTCAGCAGGCATAAGCTCACACACAACCCTAACCGGCCCATGGCAGAATGCCAGCTGTGCCATAAGAAGTTCACCAGGAACGACTACCTCAAAGTACATATGGAGAATGTCCACGGGGAAACAGAGAGCTAG